The window CATAGTGGAGCTCTGCAGCGTCCTCCCCCAGAAGACTTGGGCGAAAGATATAGCGAGCATGCCTTGTTGCCTCCGAAGGACGCGTAAACGCACGGGCAGTGACCGCATCACTTATTTGCTGGCTTCGCTAAGGTGCGCGCCCCCCTTCGCCCCAGCTTGTGCATGCCGCCCCTCGCTCTGCAAGGTTGAgaccatttaaatgtaaatgGAAGATGTGCACTACAATTACAATGCGACCTACAAAGGTAATACAAAGTGCAAcacaaagaatcgttttgAGGTTGCATCAGCTACATAGTATCTTCCGAGTAACCAAAATACTAAATATGATATTGCAGAAAGGGGATTGGCGATGACTGCAGCACCCCAGAAAGGGGGAAAGTGCAGCTTGTGAGACACTCGTCGCGTCTCCAGTTTCTTACCAAGGTACATGCCCTCGTCTGCAGGTGTGAAAACGTCACAGACCAAGGGGACCTCGGAGCGAGAACGTTTTTCCAGATGTGCGAGTGTATCTCGTGCTGCTATGGCCTGGGACCGCTCCCAAGGCAGCAGAGCTCCGGATTTCGCATCTGGGGTATCTGCGTCGGATTGTTTGAGGCCGCTGGTCCGCAGCGACTTGCTCTCGCGCCGTTTCTTGGGCGCAGGAACCTTCGGAGTAGGAATGGACAGAACAGGTAGAACCCGCCCCTCGAGTTCGCGTTCCTGCTCATTCTGCGCGAGCCACCAAGCTTGGTCGTAGGTCTCCTGGGCCGTCTGTGACGCCGAGAAGGACCGGAACTGGACAGAGTTAGCCAGCGGGGAGGCATCTTCCGCTGTAGGCGAGCCTTCGTCGTCAGAACGGGCGTGGACAGAGCCCCCGTtacgcggagacaggacgCTTTCGGGATCGCTTGCTGCCGAAGAGATCGACAACTTGGAGCCGTATAACCCCCGAAACGTAGTCAACTGCATTTGGTCGTGTTTCTTCTGCGGACCGGCCTTCGAATTCAAAGCGCTCTTGGTTCTGGCGGGCCGCCGTTTGCCGTCCTTCCCTCCTGCCGGAGTCTTCTGCTCTGCTAGTGATGGCCCTGGTGACGTCGGGCGGGGCGAAGCTTTTCCCCCAGCAGTCCCTGCGGATCGCGATCCAAACGACTTTAAGTCCTTGCTCCCCCCTGCGGATCGCGATCCAAACGACTTTAAGTCCTTGCTCCCCCCTGCGGATCGCGATCCAAACGACTTTAAGTCCTTGCTCCCCCCTGCGGACCGCGATCCAAACGACTTTAAGTCCTTGCTCCCCCCTGCGGATCGTGATCCAATCGATTTTAAGTCCTTGTTCCCCCCTGCGGCCAGCGTGCCCTCTTTGTTTTCTCTGCCCCGCCCTGAAGGCGTGCCAACTTCAGACGATAGTTTCTTAGGGCGCGAAGATGAGATCCATTCTCTGGAAATCTGGGGAGAAAGCATGCTCGCACGCCCTTGCCCCCGAGGAGAAGCGCTTCGATCTTTACTATGCAGACTGCTGTTGCTACGAGAAGGCTGTATCGACTTGCTAGTGGACAGTTTACGGGATGGATGCTCTACGACCGACTGAGGGGCAATGTGAATCGCCTCTGTCTGGAAATGAGGCGAAAACCTTCTCCGTGGCGACCctggcgctcggcgcctcgtATTTGCAGGAGGAGACAACCAGGGCGGCGTGGCCTTAGCAATGTCGTCGTCATCGTGAAGCGAGTCAGCAAAAACAGAATTCGCCAGCGTCGCCTGTCCACGCACAGCCTCAGAGAGGAATGAACCAGATGGAAGGAACATGTTGTGCGGCGACAAATCAGAAGCAATATCATGCCGAGGACTTTGAAGGGCCTCCCAAGGGGAGGCTCGAGGTTTCGGGTCGCCACAACCCGCTGTCTACTGAAAGACTATGCCAGCAGAAGAAGTGCCCCGAGAGAGTCGGGAAGGAGGCACAATCCAAGAAAAGTGAGGCCGGGGAATTGCGCTGCCGAAAGCAAAGTTGGACGAAAGGCACAGCAAAGAAACACCGGGAGAAAAGAACTTCGAGGAAGGTGTTGACGTAGCAGGAAAAAACCTGAAGTCAGATGCACTGGCTGTACACTGCGTAACGAGGACGGGGTAGCGGCTAGAAAGGCAGCAGGCAAATACCGAAGTATGACTGAAGACGGGAAGGAATGacgcttcgtcgtctccgaAATGTTGTGGCGCTCTATCGTCGAGCGACAAAGTGAAGACAGGATCCGTGACTGCCACATTCCAGCTGTGGTATGCTGAGCAGCCCCCGACGAGTGGAAAAACACAAGACACAGTGGCGTGTGGTATCTGGGCTGTCACGAGATTGCTCGGTTTGATTTAAAGAGTAAAAAAAATTCCAGATGAATTTTTCTTCACCGCTCAGGAGCAACTGGGTTATAGTTCCGAGAAAATACTAGACAGTGTCGATGCAGGAGGGCGGGCATGTCGGGAGATGACTGAATGCGCGTGACATCGGTTACCCACCTCTGGCCCGAAATCTACAATTACTAGAGCGGGAGACCTGAAAGTGTGTCTCCCGGTTGCATTGCtggcgccagccgcgcagacCAGTCTAACATGAAGGCGAATGGAAAGAGGTGAAGTTCTGCAtcctcgctgtcggcggAAGAGCCTACTCTGGAGATGAGCACACGAGGAGGCTGGCATCATGCCCTCGGCGAGGTGAGCAGCTAGCTCGACGTATGTTTATCTATTGACAGTTGATGTGGGAAGGGACCATTTTTCTGAAATGTGTCGAGTCTTTAGACGCCCGCGTCTCACGACCATCAtccgaggagaggaggattTTTGTTTTCGCGTGTGGTGGCGCAGTTCGTGATCGCTGGCCATGATGTGCTTCACGAGACGTAAGGCGTTTCTCGAGGCGCATCAGGTGGTCACACCGCCACGCTCTGAATCGAACGGGGCACAGCAGCACGTAGGGGGGACGTCAATAACTCGCTTGTCTCTGTGGTCACAACACTCGATACCCTCTGGTGCAGCTTCGACTGCCAAGCACGTGGTTGTGCCTGCAACCAACGGTCGACGGCTCACTCTGCTTCAGTTTGAAAGAGTTTCGCTAACGGCCAGTGGACACACGCAACCACCACGAAGGCCCTCAGAATAGCTCACGGCGAGCGGGTGGCAGTACCCTTGAGGCGGTAATCCTCGTGCGTCTGCTTTTCTGCCCGGAGAAACAATAGGTACAGCCTCAAGATAAAACACTACATAATTATAACATGAACAGAATGGTCAACGGCCGCCACTTCATGGCTCATTACATGGACGCAGTGGAAACCCGACGTTGTTGCGGAAACGCGCTCGTTCGTCTCAGGTTTTCTGTAGCAGGTGTTGTGTGTGTCTCCTGTACGCAGATTGCCCTTGCGTTCTGGACCCCGCGTGTAGCACGAGTGGAAGTTTCTCTCGTTAGAGTAGTGGGATGGGGGAGTTGTAGCATCCTTCACCACTCCGCTCCAAAATTTGAGGGGGAGGCGTCGCGTTTGCCTTCGGTGTTGTTCGAGCAACTGAATGTGTGGAAGCGCCCGTGGGACGGACGTGTATCGCACGTCTTACCAAAGAAGGGTGAAACAGAGGCGATGAAAGTAAGTCGAATCACGTGGAACGGCTCATGCTCATTCGCCGGCGGTATTGCAGATTTGTGagctgtcgcgcgtctctttAGGTGCCTGCCCTCCAGGCAGATGTTCGGATGCATACCCACTACATGGGAGCTGCATGGTGCCGCCGGAGAACAAGTACCTGACTGACTACACGTTGAATGTGCGATGCTTTGCGTCTCGTGAGCGGTCCTTCAAAGATAGCGATGTCGGGTATTTCCCGCGAAGGAGGACTTCCTGCATGGTTTGCGGAATGCTTCCCTGTGAGTGGCACTGTTTTTTCTGGCGGGACAGGAATTATTTGCAGCTGCGTGAATCCGCGATACCCTGGTTCCGCCCAGAATTTTTAACGTTTGCATCGTGCTAGGGTGCCGCTCTTTCAGCGAGTGGCTCGTTCGGTGTTCTTATTGACTGATCCGCTGCTGAATCTGGGAAATGGCGGATAAAGTTGCTCCGTCCTCTCTGGGGGGGGTAGCCGCGTCAGAGGGGGTATCTACGCCACAGCGGGGAGCCGTGTCGAACCGAGGTACTGTCGCGGTGTCGCAAGCCCCTGCCACTGCGGGGATAGCGCCTCTGGTGAATCCACTGACCGCAGCAGCATTTGAGGATGAAGCCCAACGCAAGCGGACGGAGGCCATCGCGCATCAGGCCACGGCCTGCCTATGGACTAGCATGAGCTGGTTTGTACTACTGGGCATACTCGCCATATTTTGCATCTCGTATGCAAATGTGGCATTTTCGTGTATCCTCATCGTTGGTGGCATCGTGATCCCGGCTCTGGGTCTAGCAGGTGTGTACATGTCGAAACGGGGTTTTCTCCTCGCTTACCTGATATGGGGAACCATCATGCTTATTTTACTCATAGCGATGTGGGTATACAATGTATACGTATTGGTCAACGCCGTTGACGTCTTGGGTGCCTCCCTCGGCTACACGTGGGAGGTTGGTTACATACGGCCCGACTGGCACGACCGCTTTGGCTTCCCCGAAAGCCACACCGAGGACCATTCTCCGCCGGGGTGGATGAGGACCGCTTTTCCGGATCACGAAGGTTCAACCTTATTCACGATGAAGGACAACCAGGAGCCACCGATGAGTGGTACGAATGGTATAGAGGCGTCGTTATTTCCGCCGTCACACTCTGTAACAGCGGGGGAAGACGCGCAAGCCTTGCTTCAGGTTTGTGTGgacggcgcagcgaagcagcCTGACTTTTCCACAGATACAGGCATGGTTCTTGAAGCGCTCAGTACGCGTGGCTGGCTGTGCGCGTATTCGAAAGCCGAAATTATGAACTTCCGCAAATGGCCTGTGAATTGTTGGCATACATGTGGCTACAAGTATCTGAGTGCGGGTCACTCGCTTTCGTCATCAGATCCTACAGATGTGCATCGCCTGCAGAGCTTCATAGAGCACCTGAAATCCATATCCCCCGATGAACAGCAGGAATGCATGTTGTACACCATGGCAACAGCATGCTCGATCCAGGACAAGCACTATCTCGTTGTGTGGGTGATTCTGATATCTGTGTGGCTTTTGTGCGCATGCATTGGTTGCTGCTGCGTGACGCCGGTCTCTCTGGGGTTTAGTGGCAAGGTTTGGACCCTGCTTCGTGGATAGACAGAGGCGACACTGTGAAACTCAAGTGCAGCGGGTTTACTATCTTTAAGGACCCAAGCAAAACGGGAGAGAAccgttcgccttctcccACTCCCCAAAGAATTTTTATAAATAGGAGGTAAGATTAGCGCGGGTCGGGGCGCCTACGGAAAATGGTTCTTCCTTCTCAGCGGAGGGTCATCACTTACCCTAAATGGGATGTCTGTGACATGCTGAGAAACATGGGGCGATGGGAGGAAACTGAGGCTCTTATCTGGCATATTTACGCCATTTGCACCCTACGCTGTTACTTTCCTTTCTAATGGTTTCATCCGCACTTGTACAGTGTGTGCAATAGTCGCGCGAGCCTCTGTAGTGGACAAGAACTGAGTCGCGCGCGTTTCAAAGGAGCGCGGCGCATAGACGTCCGATACGGCGTCCACTGCTGGTTTGACATCGAAGAAGAGTGCATGGGTAGAACGCGTAATAACTGGACGCAGGCCTGATGCCGTCTCCGCCAGCAAGGCCGTCTTCGTCAACCTCCAATGCTATGTCACCCGTGTGCGCACTGTTACCACTGAGCTTCCAGAGTTATTTGCGTGAGAGCTGTTATTGCGTTCGCAGTCGGCATacgggcgagaggcgcccaGCAGCCAAATGTATTTAGGCTTTGTTTCTGTGGATCGCGTTGTGGTCTACTCAGTGGCagtgagcgccgcgaggaatCCATTTCCTGCCCCCCCTTACAGCATTGCTCCATTTCATGTGTGAACGCTTCTCAACCTTCCCTGAGTCACGCGCTGCACCATATCCATCACTCAGAGCAAGGAATAGAGGTCGAGCTGTGGTATTAGTCTGTATCGGTGATTTGAATCTGAAAGGTCCTCGAAGCATTTAGAAGAGCGGCAAGCTCGTGGTGTCCCCCTCGCTGCTTCACTGGGTCTGCAAACTCTAGAATCACCTGAAGTGACCGGCGTAATGCACTGCACCACAAGTGGAAGGAAGACATTCCCGTTGTGATAGTTTGGGGCTTGTTCTTCGTTCCCAAGTGCGCTGATCGCGGCAGAGAGTCTTGATCCGCAGAACAGTGCGCAATGCTTCACGAAGCGTAGCCATGTAACCTCTCGGAACGCAGGTATTGGCCGTACACATGCGGGCGCAGACTAATTTTGCAGTCTGAATAGTTCTACGCGATATTGTACTAGATGTTTTCACTGTTGTTGTCGCGCGGTCCTCCGAGGCCGCATAGAGGGGCGAGCATCTCCAGTTTCTCTCGGACGGCTCTCCCAACCCTATATGGGCAACAACTTCCTCACTCGGAAGGACGAACATTCGCATGAATTTCTTTCGAGGAACAAAAGGTCCACCAGCACCTCTAGCGGAGACAGTGAACGCGACCACTGCCAGTGTAGAACGTAATTAATGTTGACCGTGTTGCCTCGGTCGTGCAAGTCTCACAGTGACACAAACGCACGAGGCATGTCCACAAT is drawn from Besnoitia besnoiti strain Bb-Ger1 chromosome VI, whole genome shotgun sequence and contains these coding sequences:
- a CDS encoding hypothetical protein (encoded by transcript BESB_068100), with the protein product MADKVAPSSLGGVAASEGVSTPQRGAVSNRGTVAVSQAPATAGIAPLVNPLTAAAFEDEAQRKRTEAIAHQATACLWTSMSWFVLLGILAIFCISYANVAFSCILIVGGIVIPALGLAGVYMSKRGFLLAYLIWGTIMLILLIAMWVYNVYVLVNAVDVLGASLGYTWEVGYIRPDWHDRFGFPESHTEDHSPPGWMRTAFPDHEGSTLFTMKDNQEPPMSGTNGIEASLFPPSHSVTAGEDAQALLQVCVDGAAKQPDFSTDTGMVLEALSTRGWLCAYSKAEIMNFRKWPVNCWHTCGYKYLSAGHSLSSSDPTDVHRLQSFIEHLKSISPDEQQECMLYTMATACSIQDKHYLVVWVILISVWLLCACIGCCCVTPVSLGFSGKVWTLLRG